Part of the Acidobacteriota bacterium genome is shown below.
GAAGAAGAGAAGAACTGGAGCGTCAGCGATCGCTCACGCTTCAAGCAGTTGAAAGGATCGCAAGCGTTCTTGTCCTTCCGCATCCGGAAAGGGAATCTCCGGATGTACAGCGAATGCAGCCTGATTGCGCGACCGAAGCTACAGCAATGCAAGTAGTGATTGAATTCGAGAAGAATCAGGGCCGCCAGGTTTACGATATTCACGAAAAGAATCTCGGCTATGATGTCACAAGTCTCAACATTAACACCGGCGAGCTTCGGCTCATAGAAGTCAAAGGGCTGGCCGGCGCCGCAGGAACGATCTTGCTGACACCCAATGAGCGGCGAGTAGCGGAGGACAGACGCGATTGCTACTGGCTCTACATAGTGACGAGCTGCTCAACGAAACCTACGCTGCAGGAACCAATCAAAGATCCTGCACGCCTCACCTGGCGTGAGGTGACCAAAGTGGCGCATTACTGGCTTGAAGTAAATGCCATGACCAAGCCGATGAAGGTCAGGGAGGACAAAACTCCATACGGAGAAAAAGAATCATGATGACACTGCGGTTATTTTCCCGGAACTTCGAATCGGTTTCCGCTTCTACCTCATGGTATCTTGCTGACATTGGAGAAGCACGAGGAAAGCAGGAAATGTTCACTCGCCAGGCGCCACAGCGACTCAAGGCGCTGCGGGAACACGCCCTCATTGAAAGCGCCGTTTCTTCAAACCGTATCGAGGGTGTGGAAGTCGATCAATCGCGAATCGCCACAATTGTCTTCGGCAAGCCGCTTCTGAAGGATAGGAATGAAGAGGAAGTCAGGGGATATCAGCAAGCCTTGAAATGGATTCACGAGCAAGGTGCGGCCATTCCACTGACAGAAGAAACAGTCCTGAAACTGCACCGGCTGACTCGTGGCGACATCTGGGATGCAGGAAAATATAAAGAGAAAGACGGCAACATTATCGAGAAGCTTCCCGATGGCAGAACACGGGTGCGCTTTAAAATGATTTCCTCGAAAGATACGCCGACCTGCATGAAAGAGTTAGTGAACCTGTATGACGATGCCCTCAAGGAGCGCAAAGTTCCACCCATTATCCTGTTGGCCGCCTTTAACCTTGATTTTCTCTGTATTCACCCATTTCGTGACGGCAATGGCCGTGTATCACGGCTTCTGATGCTCCTGCAGTGCTATCATCTGGGGCTCGAGGTCGGCAGGTATATCAGCCTGGAGCGTCTCATCGAACAGAACAAAGAACGTTACTACGAAACACTGGAGCAGAGCTCCCAGGATTGGCACGAGGGCAATCATAATCCCTGGCCTTACATTAATTACCTTCTCTCCATCATCAAGACGGCGTATAAAGAATTCGAAGAACGCCTCAGCAAGATTCAGAGCCCGAAAGGAGAGAAAACAGATATGGTACTCCATGCCATCGAAACAGCTGCAGAATCTTTCAGCGTAGCTGAACTTCAGAACAGATGTCCAAATGTCAGCGTTGATATGATTCGTCGTGTTTTAAAGAACCTGCGGGCGCAAGGTCGTGTCGAATGCCTTGGTCGCGGCCAAAACGCCCAATGGCGAAAGACAGAAAAATGGCAATTGGGTAATACCCAATGAATTGGGTAATGAATTGGGTAATCTGGATGACGAGCAGAAACCTGGCAAAGAAACCATAGGCCCAAAGTACATTGGAGGTGTTCATCTACTATGAGCGTTGCGATT
Proteins encoded:
- a CDS encoding Fic family protein — its product is MMTLRLFSRNFESVSASTSWYLADIGEARGKQEMFTRQAPQRLKALREHALIESAVSSNRIEGVEVDQSRIATIVFGKPLLKDRNEEEVRGYQQALKWIHEQGAAIPLTEETVLKLHRLTRGDIWDAGKYKEKDGNIIEKLPDGRTRVRFKMISSKDTPTCMKELVNLYDDALKERKVPPIILLAAFNLDFLCIHPFRDGNGRVSRLLMLLQCYHLGLEVGRYISLERLIEQNKERYYETLEQSSQDWHEGNHNPWPYINYLLSIIKTAYKEFEERLSKIQSPKGEKTDMVLHAIETAAESFSVAELQNRCPNVSVDMIRRVLKNLRAQGRVECLGRGQNAQWRKTEKWQLGNTQ